taaaattaaaattagcTCTGTCTTCAAAAGATGCATGGTCGCTGCTCTTTGTATTTTCTGATTTGTTTCGTCAAGGTTTTATTTTCCCTTAAGCTTTAATATGTGTGCTCAACTTTTCATCAGAGAGCAGCAACACAGAATCTTCTGATGATGTTGGGCGACAAGAGTCAGATGAATTGTCGGATGAAGATGACTATCATTTCTATGATACAAGGCAAAGTTTCAGTGATTCAGCTGCAAGTCCTGATTTGAAGATGAAAATTTCAAATTCTAGCAAGGATGACTGTCTCTATGGTGATAAATTTGTAGAACCAAGGTCTGATATGGGAAATAGTGGGTGTTTGTTGCTGTCTTCAAAACACCGCACAAAGTTGCCCAAGCCAGTTGAGACGGAAAAGGGTGTTAGTCTTTGGTCAATGATCAAGGACAACGTTGGAAAAGATCTGACACGAGTATGTCTGCCTGTTTACTTTAATGAACCATTATCATCTCTTCAAAAATGCTTTGAAGACTTGGAATATTCTTATTTGTTGGATCGTGCATATGAATATGGCCTAAAGGTATTATTCTTCCCACCTGACAACTTATTAATTGAAGTTTGGACCTTTATTCTAAGTTTTCTTTAGCAGTTTTGACTTGGGCAGTAATCTCTATTGTGCTTCTGAATTCAGGGGAACAGTTTGATGAGAATTCTATATGTTGCTGCATTTGCTGTCTCTGGGTATGCTTCCTCGGATGGCCGCCCTTGCAAACCTTTCAATCCATTGTTAGGGGAAACCTACGAAGCTGAGTACCCTGAAAATGGAATCCGTTTCTTCTCTGAAAAGGTCAATTTGCCCTGCCTTTCTGTTAAATCGTAAGAGTTATGTTTGGTATCCTGGCACAAAGCAATGAACTGGCACTATTTAAATGAACAATGCAGATGTGTCGATTAGTAAGAAGTGACAAGAACATGCGCAAAACAAGTCAGTTTAAACATGCAGACCCTGTGACTAGTTTCTGAATCAGCATTTCTATTGAAAAGAATTCAGTGAGAATTGAAAGTGTTCTTGGCAACTAATTGTTGTAATTACATCAGTACAAATATCTGATTTTAGACCTGCAGTTATGAACTATACCTGGTGTTAATTATGTTGCTCCATTTCTGGTACCAGGTTAGTCATCATCCAATGGTCATGGCTTGTCATTGTGAAGGAAAAGGTTGGAAATTTTGGGGAGATAGCAATGTAAAGAGCAAATTCTGGGGGCAGACAATCCAGCTGGATCCTGTTGGTGTTTTAACTCTAGAATTTGATGATGGAGAAACTTTCCAATGGAGTAAGGTAAATATATGTTACTCAATTGTTGATGGCATGACTAGCAGACTGCTCAATAGATTCACCCATTTCCAATATCTAGTGTTccatctttgtgcatatgctaTGACCTATATAATACTACCTTCAATTGGTAATGAGCTTCTTTAAAAACAAATAGTTCATCTTTTAATCTCTATACCAGGTTACAACAACAATTAATAACCTTATCATCGGTCGAGTTTATTGCCATCATCATGGCACGATGAACATAAGTGGGAACAGGGAATATTCATGCAAGCTGACGTTCAAACAGCTGTCTTTCCTTGAGCGCAACCCTCGCCAGGTAACATATCATAAGACCAGTTCCCATAACATTCCCATATCATATTGTCTGTGCGGATCTTACTAAAATATAGTTCTATGCAAGGTTCACGGATTTGTTAAGGATGTTAATGGTGCCAAGGTTGCAACCCTAATGGGAAAGTGGGATGAGAGCTTGTACTGCATCACTACTGATGATGCCTCCAGAGTAAACTTCAGTGCATTAGGTCCGAATGCAGATGCCACTCTGTTGTGGGAGAAAAATGAACCTTCAACTAATCCCACTCGATATAACTTATCATCATTTGCAATAACTCTTAACGAGCTGACACCAGAACTCAAGGTAGACCTGGTcacctagcatatttagataattattaattttttctaaGCTCCACTCAAAATCATGAAATTTCAATTCTTTAGGAGAAACTTCCACCGACAGATTCAAGACTCAGACCAGATCAGCGACATCTAGAGAATGGGGAGTATGATAAAGCCAATGCTGAGAAGTTGCGGCTGGAGACAAGGCAACGGATGGTATATATTTCTTAACATTTTCGTACACATGTTCGTGAAGTATATGTCTTCCGATTTCCTAGTTCTTTAGTGTGTCAAGAGAGAGATTTAGTTTACATCTAAAATATACTAACTGAGACCCGCCCACCACTCTGCAATCGTTGGGAACATTGAATTGGATCAAATGTCTTATAACTCGCAAGTCTAAGTTACGCGGTTGGTGTGGTTTCGCATTGCTGGGAGCCAAGTAACTCATTGTAGGCAGGCTAGTTGCTTGCTCTTTCTGATGTTTGTCTGCTCTAACTGGAGCCGCTTTGTATACGTTTTCAGTCACGGAAGATGCAAGAattcggctggaaaccaagatgGTTCCAAAGGGACACCGAAGATGGGACATTCCGCTATACAGGAGGGTACTGGGAGGCTAGAGAACAGGGGAAATGGGATGACTGTCATGATATATTTGGTGAATTCTCCGACAACCGAAAGTTGCAAGCTTCTCAGCCTGTTTAGCTTAAATATGTAGCTAATCTAGTACTCCCTCctgtcataaatacatatcgaTATAGATAAGACACGGTCTTCAATATATAGCTTTaaccactattttttattaaaatatatttataaaacctattgaatttgtgatattatggaagcattttttaaaataaatatatatatatattttaaggttttcaaaataaatattttgaaagttactgttagttaaagttttaaaagtttgaccgaaTCTTTttcaaaatgatatgtatttattatCGGAGGGAGTAAATGTTATCATGAAAGAAATGAATCactagaaaataaaatatatcttattACCGTCATATTGTTTCCTCATTTATGCAAATAGGAGCTCCCCCATGTTCTTCTTTCATATAGAACCAGGCGATATATGACTGAATGCGTATTTGTGTGCAAATTCTCCGGAGGTGCTAGCATTGTTGTTAAAGTTGTCAATAATatacatcttttttttcttcctcatgAGAATACTTCCCACTGTGCTCTTTTCCAATCCGTTCAATTCCTCTTTAGTATTGGATTACTAACTGTAGTTAACCTAACTTGTAGTGACTCTGTGACGATATCTTAATCAAGGCACATAAGAGCAAATAATCATCTCCGAGATGATATCATCATAAGATTCATTtggtttttttaaagaaaaatgatATCATAATATTAATCGTAACTAAATAAGTTGAGGTGTTGGGAAACCAAACAGAGAAGTGGTTTGGTTTGTATGTGATGAGGTATTGATAACAGTCAATgtgttttgaacttggtttgcatgtgtttatgtatgtttgttcttgttcatgtttAACTCGAGTCGGTGGTGTTTAGAATTggtgaattcttctctgtacaTAGAAGAATTACACGTATCGAAAGTTTCTGTGTGAACGTTAGATGTTCTGATGTTCATCGGAAGTTTCGGTGTGGGTAGTGTATACTCGTCGgattatttcttgcagagagtaaTTTTCAGACGAAAttagagatcaatgcaccggaaggtGTGGTCAATGTGTTCGCTACACCGAAAGGTATTACCGGAGCATTTTTAGTGCCGAAGTAGAAATAAAAGCAAATAtcgaatggtctggtgatggattttGA
The nucleotide sequence above comes from Phragmites australis chromosome 4, lpPhrAust1.1, whole genome shotgun sequence. Encoded proteins:
- the LOC133917147 gene encoding oxysterol-binding protein-related protein 2A-like; translation: MRPRDLHPLCCLPVGDRCSPPPPQPEEPPAVAGVLYKWTNIGKGWRPRWFLIRNDVLAYSKIRRRSRPAEPAAARLIGPAECGDDRPIGFVHLKNSSFRESKSDDRRFYIITPTKTLQLRTDSANDRVAWIEALVSTRAESSPNGGLLDQNDASFSAVRLRNRMHADGLGEEIIKDCEQIVHSEFSQYYAQMKQRCEEYLSFLGSLSRQHKALNADDTANVSEPHPHLIKPEYSCSGHGKCSESSNTESSDDVGRQESDELSDEDDYHFYDTRQSFSDSAASPDLKMKISNSSKDDCLYGDKFVEPRSDMGNSGCLLLSSKHRTKLPKPVETEKGVSLWSMIKDNVGKDLTRVCLPVYFNEPLSSLQKCFEDLEYSYLLDRAYEYGLKGNSLMRILYVAAFAVSGYASSDGRPCKPFNPLLGETYEAEYPENGIRFFSEKVSHHPMVMACHCEGKGWKFWGDSNVKSKFWGQTIQLDPVGVLTLEFDDGETFQWSKVTTTINNLIIGRVYCHHHGTMNISGNREYSCKLTFKQLSFLERNPRQVHGFVKDVNGAKVATLMGKWDESLYCITTDDASRVNFSALGPNADATLLWEKNEPSTNPTRYNLSSFAITLNELTPELKEKLPPTDSRLRPDQRHLENGEYDKANAEKLRLETRQRMSRKMQEFGWKPRWFQRDTEDGTFRYTGGYWEAREQGKWDDCHDIFGEFSDNRKLQASQPV